GAACAACTACAAATCTAAGTTACAAAATTGATTATCGAATGCAATCGGTCAAGGCCATAAGGCAGCAAGATAGATTTTGTCCACGACATCTAATGAAACAAGAAAAGGATGTCGTTTGCCACTGATACATTGAACTCGCAGTAATCTGTATCTCTTTAATAACTCCCAACAATTTTACTGCTCCTCATGCATTTCAAAGTGCCACTGTCTAATGTTTCTTTTTTGAAGATTTCTTAAAGGATTTCTTTTTTGGCTTCAGTTTACTTGCTGCTGAAGATGTCTTGTGTTCCTTTTCCTTGTTCCTCTGCTTTTCTTTCTTTACGTTGAACATTGTAACAGCCTgtttcacaaatatatatatatatatatatgacataaaGAAAGATCCTTGGCAGAAGTAAATAAACTGAACATGGATGTACAAATAAGAAATCTTGCCTTGTTGACATCGAGCATGCCATGAGAGCTTTTGTTCATCAGCTGGTCAAGAATTTTTGCTGTTTGTTGTTTTTCTTGTGAGCTCATCCCTTTTCCCTCCACAACAGGGAGAAACTACACAAAAGGAACACAATCAACAAAAATCACTAGCATACAATACTTTTCTAGAAAGAACGACCAAGCAAGTACCAACCTTACGATACTTCCCGGCATGCTTGGCAGGTTTTTCTCCAGGCAATTTTTTGTCAAATTTCCCACCACTTGCTGTTGCTGTCGCTGCCATACCAGCAACATTCTGGAGCTCTTCCTTGCTAGCTTTCTTTGGTGCCTCTCCATGGGTTCCAGTGATGGGCAATGCTGTGGCAGCAAGCTGAACATGACTGCAAAGGAAGAATGAAGGTACAGGTAATTAGATACAATAGCTAGATGTTCCTCTCTTCTCAGTATCTTATTTTGCATATTTGGTGCAGAAATGAATGacagcatgtatatatatatatatatatatatatcaaaagttTACCGAAAACAAAGACAACCTTGGCAAGGCTCCAGCTTTTGCAGCTTGCTTTAAATTCTGCAGCCGGTTCTTCTCTTGCTTTTCAACCCGTTGCTTCTTTTCAGCCTTCCTTTTGCTGAAGGGATCTTCACCTGGTTCTGCAATGAGAACAGTTCTGATTACCAGGAAATGAAGGAATCATACCAAATTACCCCCAGCTACCTGCTTGGCCGATTTAACCAAAAAATAGGTTTTTCATAGTACATGATGCTTCAACCACTTAATAACTGAAGGGAGAAGCAACCAGTACTGATGCAAAAACACACTACCTGAAAATGGAAG
This DNA window, taken from Musa acuminata AAA Group cultivar baxijiao chromosome BXJ3-7, Cavendish_Baxijiao_AAA, whole genome shotgun sequence, encodes the following:
- the LOC103991291 gene encoding ribosome biogenesis regulatory protein homolog; amino-acid sequence: MDLGNLMAFDPTHHFESVPSSRQELTRVCLEKGTELVQAIANAVFALPSTDDPDGPIVRLPPPTTALPREKHLPKPKPPTKWELFAKMKGIKKHKKDKRAFDEQTGTWKRRHGYDRVNDDKDIPIIEAKLSDEPGEDPFSKRKAEKKQRVEKQEKNRLQNLKQAAKAGALPSHVQLAATALPITGTHGEAPKKASKEELQNVAGMAATATASGGKFDKKLPGEKPAKHAGKYRKFLPVVEGKGMSSQEKQQTAKILDQLMNKSSHGMLDVNKAVTMFNVKKEKQRNKEKEHKTSSAASKLKPKKKSFKKSSKKKH